Genomic segment of Mycolicibacterium psychrotolerans:
GGCTCAGGTCCAGGCGCGGGTCGATGCCGAGGAGCAGCTGCGGTACCTGGCCGAGCACGACGACCTGACCGGCCTGTACAACCGTCGCGCGCTGCTGAGCCACCTCGACGCCCGGCTCGCCGAGGGCAAGCCCGGGCCGGTGTCGGCGCTCTTCTTCGACCTCGACCGGCTCAAGGCGATCAACGACTACCTGGGCCACACCGCCGGCGACTGGTTCATCCGGGTGCTGGCCGAGCGCCTGCGCCGCGGGGCCGAGGGTCCCCACCTGATCGCCCGGCTCGGCGGCGACGAGTTCGTCGTGGTGCCGACGACCCCGATGGACGCCGACGCCGCGGAGGCGTTGGCGCATCGCCTGCAATCCGTGCTGCGCGAGCGCGTGTCGATCGACGGCGAGATGCTCACCCGGACGGTCAGCATCGGCGTGGCCCTTGGCGTCCCCGGCCGCGACAGCACGTCGGATCTGCTGCGCCGGGCCGATCAGGCGGTGCTGACCGCCAAGGGATCGGGCGGCAACCAGGTCGCGGTCTTCACCGACGACATGTCGATGAAGAACGAGTTCCGCAACGACATCGAACTGCATCTGCAGACCGTCATCGAGAACGGCGCCCTGCTCCTGCACTACCTGCCCGAGGTCGACATGCGCACCGGCGAGATCGTCGCATGCGAAGCGTTGGTCCGGTGGCAGCACCCGACGCGCGGTCTGCTCGCTCCCGACTCCTTCATCGGGGTCGCCGAATCCATCAACATGGCAGGCGAACTCGGTCGCTGGGTGATGCGCACTGCGTGTGCCGAGTTCGCCGCCTGGCGCTCACGGGGCGTCGGCACCGACGCGGTGATGCGGATCAACGTGTCGCCGGTGCAGCTGGTGACCGACGGCTTCGTCGATACCGTCGCGGACACGATGGCCGAGTTCGACCTCGCCCGCGGCTCAGTGTGTCTGGAGATCACCGAGAGCGTGGTGGTCCAGGACATCGAGACCACCCGCATCACCCTCGCGGGGCTCAAAGCCGCCGGCGTCCAGGTGGCGATCGACGACTTCGGTACCGGCTACAGCGCCCTGTCGCAGTTGAAATCGCTGCCGGTGGACACCCTCAAAATCGATCGCAGCTTCGTCCGCGAACTGGGTTCTGATCCAGGCGATCTGGCGATCGTCCGGGCGATCATCGCGCTGGCCGAGGCGTTCGGTCTGGAATTGGTCGCCGAGGGGGTGGAGACCGAGGCCGCTGCGCTGACGCTGTTGCGACACGGATGCCATCGCGCGCAGGGTTTCCTGCTGTCCCGCCCGATCGCCGGCGCTGCGATGGAGTCCCTGCTGGCCAAGGGTCGCATCCCGGTGCAGTTCTGAGTCGTCACTCCTGCGCGAGGAGCTCGACACGGCCGAACCTACTGGCGGTCCTGCCCACGAGCGCGGGCCGCTGACCGGCGGCGGCGGGGCCCGCGGGGAAATCGGGCGCCCCGCCGCAGATCAACACACCGTGGCGGGCGCGGACCGCGAGCGGCCCGTCGGGCGTCGAGAAGACGACCCCGGTCACCACGTTGTCCTCGAAAACCAGCCGGACGACGGCGTCCACGGGGTGCACGTGCACGCGGTGACTCCGGGCCTGCGCGGTCAGTTCATCGAGGAGTTCGGCGTCGGTGCGCGCCGGGTCGATGTCGAGCGCGGCCACCTCGAGGACGTCGCCGTCGGCCGAATGCACCGTGTCGGAGGGCCAGTCGGTGACCCGGGTGTAGAGATAGCCCGTCGGGGAGGCGATGCACTCGGCGGCCCACCGGCGAAGGCGCCCGCCATCGAAGGCCGGAATGGTGCGCCGCCGCCTGTTCGTCGGCTCCTCCTGGTGCGGCCGTACCCGGCGGACGGGCAACGCCGCGTCGTCGACCGTCAGCCGCTTGACGTCGATGTCGGCGGCGAGTTCGGCCACGTACTCTGTGGTCGCGGCGTCGCCGCGCAGCGTGTCGAACCACGTTCGGGTGCACCGTTGCTGACCGGCCACCATCACGTCGCCACCGTGCTCGGACGTCGCGATGGCGCAGATCATCCCGGCGTAGCCGGCGTCGGTACACACGACGTCGACCACGTCGTCCCACGCCACTTCTGCATCCACGGTTATCCGCCTTTTGTTTGCCAGTACGACGACACCGCAAGGGTGTCCGACGCAACCGGGTTGCAATGGCTGGACGTGTCGTGCAGACATTTGCCGTCACTGCCTGTGGCAACACTTCAAACCTACCATCGGCGAGGCTCGGCAGACGGTGGTGAGACCCGGTGACACCCCGCACCTAACTAACTAGGTTTACTCTGTGTGGGGCGTTGGGCTGAAAGGGTGAACGATGGATCTGGAGTGGTCACCGTCCGACCTCGCGTTCCGTGACGAGGTGCGCGCGTTCCTCGAGGAGAAACTCACCCCGGATCTGCGGCGCGCCGGACGGCTGATGACGAGCGTCTACGCCGACCACGAGGCCAGCATGGAGTGGCAGCAGATCCTGCACGAGAGGGGCTGGGCGGCCCCGGCATGGCCGGTTGCGCACGGCGGTTGCGACTGGAGCCTGACCCAGCACTACATCTTCAGCAGGGAGTCGACACTGGCCGGCGCCCCGACGCTGTCGCCGATGGGCATCAAGATGGTCGCCCACGCCATCATCGGGTTCGGCACCGAGGAGCAGAAGAACTTCTTCCTTCCCCGCATCCTCACCGGCGAGGTGTTTTTCTGCCAGGGCTACTCAGAGCCCGAGGCGGGCTCCGATCTGGCCGCGCTGTCGATGGCTGCCCGCGATGACGGCGATGACCTGGTGTGCACAGGCAGCAAGATCTGGACCACGCATGCGCGCGAGGCGAATTGGATGTTCGCCCTCGTGCGCACCACGCGCAGCGAGAAGAAGCAGCGTGGCAT
This window contains:
- a CDS encoding putative bifunctional diguanylate cyclase/phosphodiesterase; translation: MGATAATAVDVSQGVLAELVEYFGVDVSFLRRNDHAIRASVLVAEWPVRPGIPDPDPLAVVYFEGADPVFALAEHQKEPVVFRPEPSTDDYQRTINEGRQIPSTSMACVPLLSGEVTSGVLGFVKFGDRDWTEAELNALKAIASLLAQVQARVDAEEQLRYLAEHDDLTGLYNRRALLSHLDARLAEGKPGPVSALFFDLDRLKAINDYLGHTAGDWFIRVLAERLRRGAEGPHLIARLGGDEFVVVPTTPMDADAAEALAHRLQSVLRERVSIDGEMLTRTVSIGVALGVPGRDSTSDLLRRADQAVLTAKGSGGNQVAVFTDDMSMKNEFRNDIELHLQTVIENGALLLHYLPEVDMRTGEIVACEALVRWQHPTRGLLAPDSFIGVAESINMAGELGRWVMRTACAEFAAWRSRGVGTDAVMRINVSPVQLVTDGFVDTVADTMAEFDLARGSVCLEITESVVVQDIETTRITLAGLKAAGVQVAIDDFGTGYSALSQLKSLPVDTLKIDRSFVRELGSDPGDLAIVRAIIALAEAFGLELVAEGVETEAAALTLLRHGCHRAQGFLLSRPIAGAAMESLLAKGRIPVQF
- a CDS encoding FAD-binding protein; translation: MDAEVAWDDVVDVVCTDAGYAGMICAIATSEHGGDVMVAGQQRCTRTWFDTLRGDAATTEYVAELAADIDVKRLTVDDAALPVRRVRPHQEEPTNRRRRTIPAFDGGRLRRWAAECIASPTGYLYTRVTDWPSDTVHSADGDVLEVAALDIDPARTDAELLDELTAQARSHRVHVHPVDAVVRLVFEDNVVTGVVFSTPDGPLAVRARHGVLICGGAPDFPAGPAAAGQRPALVGRTASRFGRVELLAQE